One segment of Acidimicrobiales bacterium DNA contains the following:
- a CDS encoding aldehyde dehydrogenase family protein, with translation MPDPLRSDLLVVSGQRVAAADGATTTVLAPHTGEPFATVARAGAADVERAVAAAHAAFADGQGRWPSTSATERGRVLARVADLLRARSDDLAELEAVGGGHPIGDARWEVEAAARTFEYYAGAANKHLGTTVPVMDGGLAVTLREPVGPCALIVPWNFPLLIACWKVAPALACGNPIILKPASLTPLTALALGDVLVEAGVPPEAVHVLAGPGAVLGDLLVADPRVAKVGFTGETATGAHILKQSADTITRVSLELGGKSASVVFADADVERAAAATPSAVFGNAGQDCCARSRILVERPAYDAFVAAFAEATGALVVGAPLDPATQVGPMISAGQRQVALDYLAIGAEEGTRLVCGGEVPDGPGFYLTPAVVADVDNGMRIAREEIFGPVAAVIPFDDEDDAVRMANDSDYGLSGSLWTGSSTRAIRVARRLRTGSLSVNSHSSVRVETPFGGMKRSGLGRELGLAAMDLYSEQRTIFFSDQG, from the coding sequence ATGCCCGATCCCCTCCGCTCCGACCTGCTGGTGGTCTCCGGCCAGCGGGTGGCCGCCGCCGACGGGGCCACCACCACGGTGCTGGCCCCGCACACCGGGGAGCCCTTCGCCACCGTGGCCCGGGCCGGGGCCGCCGACGTGGAGCGGGCCGTGGCCGCGGCCCATGCCGCCTTCGCCGACGGGCAGGGCCGGTGGCCGTCCACCAGCGCCACCGAGCGGGGCCGGGTCCTGGCCCGGGTGGCCGACCTGCTGCGGGCCCGGTCCGACGACCTGGCCGAGCTGGAGGCGGTGGGCGGTGGCCACCCCATCGGCGACGCCCGCTGGGAGGTCGAGGCCGCGGCCCGCACCTTCGAGTACTACGCCGGCGCCGCCAACAAGCACCTGGGCACCACCGTGCCGGTCATGGACGGCGGGCTGGCCGTCACCCTGCGGGAGCCGGTCGGGCCCTGCGCCCTCATCGTGCCCTGGAACTTCCCCCTGCTCATCGCCTGCTGGAAGGTGGCCCCGGCCCTGGCCTGCGGCAACCCCATCATCCTGAAGCCGGCGTCGCTGACCCCGCTGACCGCCCTGGCCCTGGGCGACGTCCTGGTCGAGGCCGGGGTGCCGCCCGAGGCGGTGCACGTCCTGGCCGGCCCCGGGGCGGTGCTGGGCGACCTGCTGGTGGCCGATCCCCGGGTGGCCAAGGTGGGCTTCACCGGCGAGACGGCCACCGGGGCCCACATCCTCAAGCAGTCGGCCGACACCATCACCCGGGTCAGCCTGGAGCTGGGAGGCAAGTCGGCCTCGGTGGTCTTCGCCGACGCCGACGTCGAGCGGGCCGCGGCGGCCACCCCGTCGGCCGTGTTCGGCAACGCCGGGCAGGACTGCTGCGCCCGCAGCCGGATCCTGGTCGAGCGGCCGGCGTACGACGCCTTCGTGGCCGCCTTCGCCGAGGCCACCGGGGCCCTGGTGGTGGGCGCGCCCCTCGACCCGGCCACCCAGGTGGGCCCGATGATCTCCGCCGGCCAGCGCCAGGTGGCCCTCGACTACCTGGCCATCGGGGCCGAGGAGGGGACGCGCCTGGTGTGCGGGGGCGAGGTGCCGGACGGGCCCGGCTTCTACCTGACCCCCGCGGTGGTGGCCGACGTCGACAACGGCATGCGCATCGCCCGGGAGGAGATCTTCGGGCCGGTGGCCGCCGTCATCCCCTTCGACGACGAGGACGACGCCGTCCGCATGGCCAACGACAGCGACTACGGCCTGTCGGGCTCGCTGTGGACCGGTTCGTCGACCCGGGCCATCCGGGTGGCCCGCCGCCTCCGCACCGGCAGCCTCTCGGTCAACTCGCACTCCTCGGTCCGGGTCGAGACCCCGTTCGGGGGGATGAAGCGGTCGGGCCTGGGACGGGAGCTGGGCCTGGCGGCCATGGACCTGTACAGCGAGCAGCGCACCATCTTCTTCTCCGACCAGGGCTGA
- a CDS encoding SDR family oxidoreductase: MGRLDGKVALITGAAGGMGAVAAEMFAAEGARVAAVDLRGCDETVAAVEAAGGQALSLKADVTDGASVDAAVAATVEAFGGLHVLYNNAGVSLPDDDGPTTTSEETWATTMEVNVTGLWRCCRAGIPALLDSGGGSIINVASFVAHVGAATPQLAYTTSKGAVLSMTREIAVIYGRQGIRANALCPGPVLTPLLAKYLSDEEKRQRRLVHIPMGRFGEAAEMVQGALFLASDESSFMTGQSLLIDGGITAAYTTPE, from the coding sequence ATGGGTCGGTTGGACGGCAAGGTCGCCCTGATCACGGGGGCCGCCGGGGGCATGGGGGCGGTGGCGGCGGAGATGTTCGCGGCCGAGGGCGCCCGGGTGGCGGCGGTGGACCTGCGGGGCTGCGACGAGACCGTGGCCGCGGTGGAGGCGGCCGGCGGCCAAGCCCTCTCGCTGAAGGCCGACGTCACCGACGGCGCCTCGGTCGACGCCGCGGTGGCGGCCACCGTGGAGGCCTTCGGCGGGCTGCACGTCCTCTACAACAACGCCGGGGTCAGCCTGCCCGACGACGACGGCCCCACCACCACCTCCGAGGAGACGTGGGCCACCACCATGGAGGTCAACGTCACCGGCCTGTGGCGCTGCTGCCGGGCCGGCATCCCGGCCCTGCTGGACAGCGGTGGCGGCTCCATCATCAACGTGGCCAGCTTCGTGGCCCACGTGGGGGCGGCCACCCCCCAGCTGGCCTACACCACCTCCAAGGGGGCGGTGCTGTCCATGACCCGCGAGATCGCGGTGATCTACGGCCGCCAGGGCATCCGGGCCAACGCCCTGTGCCCCGGGCCGGTCCTCACCCCGCTGCTGGCCAAGTACCTCTCCGACGAGGAGAAGCGCCAGCGCCGCCTGGTCCACATCCCCATGGGCCGCTTCGGCGAGGCGGCCGAGATGGTGCAGGGGGCCCTGTTCCTGGCCTCCGACGAGTCGTCGTTCATGACCGGCCAGTCCCTGCTCATCGACGGCGGCATCACCGCCGCCTACACCACCCCCGAGTAG
- a CDS encoding glutamine synthetase family protein encodes MPAPGIITADHLRQLVADDDVDTVLVCFPDLQGRLMGKRVTGRYFCDTVLGGTIEVCDYLLAVDVDMTPLPGYTFANWDTGYGDMSAVPDLATLRLVPWIPQTALVLCDLTVEGGSEPIEVSPRRILRRQLERAAERGLTVKIGAELEFFLFKDSYAEAHDKGYEGLRPHSDWIEDYHILQTTRDEYLIRQIRNGMDAAGVPVEFSKGEAGFGQHEINLVYAEALEMADRHAVYKNGAKEIAAANDRSLTFMAKWSMDDVGSSCHIHSSVWADGGETSLASVDGDPRALSPTVRHWLGGLLAASRELTWLFAPTVNSYKRFQPDSWAPTAIAWGDDNRTCGLRVVGHGAHRRVESRIPGADVNPYLAYAGVIAAGLHGLEHEIDPGPAFQGNAYEATDVERIPSTLVEAIDLWEGSAIARAAFGDDVHHHLLNTARQEWLAANRAVTDWELRRGFERL; translated from the coding sequence GTGCCCGCACCGGGGATCATCACCGCCGACCACCTCCGCCAGCTGGTGGCCGACGACGACGTCGACACCGTGCTGGTCTGCTTCCCCGACCTGCAGGGCCGGCTCATGGGCAAGCGGGTCACCGGCCGCTACTTCTGCGACACGGTGCTGGGCGGCACCATCGAGGTCTGCGACTACCTGCTGGCCGTGGACGTCGACATGACCCCGCTGCCGGGCTACACGTTCGCCAACTGGGACACCGGCTACGGCGACATGTCGGCCGTGCCCGACCTGGCCACCCTGCGCCTGGTGCCGTGGATCCCCCAGACGGCCCTGGTGCTGTGCGACCTCACCGTGGAGGGCGGGAGCGAGCCCATCGAGGTGTCGCCCCGGCGCATCCTGCGGCGCCAGCTGGAGCGGGCCGCCGAGCGGGGCCTGACCGTCAAGATCGGGGCCGAGCTGGAGTTCTTCCTGTTCAAGGACAGCTACGCCGAGGCCCACGACAAGGGGTACGAGGGCCTGCGCCCCCACTCGGACTGGATCGAGGACTACCACATCCTCCAGACCACCCGGGACGAGTACCTCATCCGCCAGATCCGCAACGGCATGGACGCCGCCGGGGTGCCGGTCGAGTTCTCCAAGGGCGAGGCCGGCTTCGGCCAGCACGAGATCAACCTGGTCTACGCCGAGGCCCTGGAGATGGCCGACCGCCACGCCGTCTACAAGAACGGGGCCAAGGAGATCGCCGCCGCCAACGACCGGTCGCTGACCTTCATGGCCAAGTGGTCCATGGACGACGTGGGGTCGTCGTGCCACATCCACTCCTCGGTGTGGGCCGACGGGGGCGAGACGTCCCTGGCCAGCGTGGACGGCGACCCCCGGGCCCTGTCGCCCACCGTGCGCCACTGGCTGGGCGGGCTGCTGGCCGCCTCCCGGGAGCTGACCTGGCTGTTCGCCCCCACCGTCAACTCCTACAAGCGGTTCCAGCCCGACTCCTGGGCCCCCACCGCCATCGCCTGGGGCGACGACAACCGCACCTGCGGCCTGCGGGTGGTGGGCCACGGCGCCCACCGCCGGGTGGAGTCCCGCATCCCCGGCGCGGACGTCAACCCGTACCTGGCCTACGCCGGGGTCATCGCCGCCGGCCTCCACGGCCTGGAGCACGAGATCGACCCCGGGCCGGCCTTCCAGGGCAACGCGTACGAGGCCACCGACGTGGAGCGCATCCCCTCCACCCTGGTCGAGGCCATCGACCTGTGGGAGGGCTCGGCCATCGCCCGGGCCGCCTTCGGCGACGACGTCCACCACCACCTGCTCAACACCGCCCGCCAGGAGTGGCTGGCCGCCAACCGGGCCGTCACCGACTGGGAGCTGCGCCGCGGCTTCGAGCGCCTGTGA